The following are encoded in a window of Rosa chinensis cultivar Old Blush chromosome 4, RchiOBHm-V2, whole genome shotgun sequence genomic DNA:
- the LOC112196388 gene encoding RING-H2 finger protein ATL43: MGCLLFLSLKPTTTAAAAFFVLLITLLSFLSTLSNADPDPDPKIGDIATTSASPPPPVLNVDTAEKPKSFRPSMAIMVGVLTTLFSFTFLLLLYAKHCKRGSFVVIGGTADSGPPGGAGLRKNSGIDRAVVESLPVFRFRSLRGHKDGLECAVCLTRFEPTEVLRLLPKCKHAFHVECVDTWLDAHSTCPLCRYRVDPEDILLIEDARILHHQNSQPQTPHQNDVVINVETDPGIRRVSGRHSSALEQRPGSSSHDNTSSFRRSLDSWTWFRKKTEPAAAAAGSQERPRKDGLLLSHDKTRLEHRIIVSSPRSSNTSGGGFHQRWSDVQPSDLLYLRSEMIISDNGLTRQGQEEPLRCGNGRGVINERSVSEITGLSRFSNRGSSNERSNQHHQNQNQNQNHQQRYQQRQLRLVSRWVAWISSQSRPAARSDRTTGASSPTTPQPAPPPPPLPTVATA; encoded by the coding sequence ATGGGctgccttctctttctctctctcaagcccaccaccaccgccgccgccgccttCTTCGTTCTTCTAATCACcctcctctcttttctctctacaCTCTCCAATGCCGACCCCGACCCGGACCCGAAAATCGGCGACATTGCCACAACGTCTGCTTCACCGCCGCCGCCTGTACTTAATGTGGACACCGCCGAGAAGCCCAAGTCGTTCCGGCCCAGCATGGCCATCATGGTCGGAGTTCTGACGACTCTGTTCTCCTTCAcgtttcttctcctcctctacGCCAAGCACTGCAAGCGCGGCAGCTTCGTCGTCATCGGAGGAACCGCCGACTCCGGACCTCCCGGCGGGGCGGGTCTCCGTAAAAACTCCGGAATCGACCGGGCCGTCGTCGAGTCCCTCCCGGTTTTCCGGTTCAGGTCGCTCCGGGGACACAAGGACGGCCTCGAATGCGCCGTCTGCCTCACCCGATTCGAGCCCACCGAGGTCCTCCGCCTCCTCCCGAAATGCAAGCACGCCTTCCACGTCGAGTGCGTCGACACGTGGCTCGACGCCCACTCCACCTGCCCGCTCTGCCGCTACCGGGTCGACCCGGAAGACATCCTCCTAATCGAAGACGCCAGAATCCTGCACCACCAGAACAGCCAGCCCCAGACTCcccaccaaaacgacgtcgtcatCAACGTCGAAACCGACCCGGGAATCCGCCGCGTCTCGGGGCGCCACTCCTCCGCCTTGGAGCAGCGACCGGGCTCCTCCTCTCACGACAATACGTCGTCGTTCCGGAGGTCCCTCGACAGCTGGACCTGGTTCCGGAAAAAAACCGAACCCGCGGCCGCCGCCGCCGGAAGCCAAGAACGTCCGAGAAAAGACGGCCTTCTTTTAAGCCACGACAAAACGAGGCTGGAGCACCGAATCATCGTCTCCTCCCCCAGATCAAGCAACACCAGCGGCGGTGGGTTCCACCAACGATGGAGCGACGTACAGCCGTCCGATCTTCTCTACCTTCGCTCCGAGATGATCATAAGCGATAACGGACTGACACGTCAGGGGCAGGAGGAACCGTTGCGCTGTGGCAATGGCAGAGGCGTAATAAACGAGCGAAGCGTGTCGGAAATCACGGGGTTGAGCAGGTTTTCGAACAGAGGGAGCAGTAATGAGAGGAGCAATCAGcaccaccaaaaccaaaaccaaaaccaaaaccatcaGCAGCGTTACCAACAGCGACAgctcaggctcgtatccaggtggGTCGCTTGGATTTCGTCCCAGTCACGCCCAGCTGCACGGTCTGATCGTACTACTGGTGCTTCTTCCCCCACCACTCCACAGCctgcaccaccaccaccgccttTACCCACTGTGGCCACtgcttga